From a region of the Nonlabens sp. Hel1_33_55 genome:
- a CDS encoding YicC family protein: protein MIISMTGYGKSVQQLPQRKITVEIRTLNSKNLDLNLRIPSAYREKELDIRKIAAAQLSRGKIDLALHVENTSGKTGQKLNIDQIEQYIDQLSQIQNLDASDKLKLVEIATSFPDVFQNIEEEIEDSEFQIVLKTVNEALDAVNDYRETEGSILQEEFTNRINNIAQLLDDVIVDDKNRLDGIRTRLEKAVADLKEKVDENRFEQELIYYLEKYDITEEKVRLNNHLNYFKQTMSASTSQGKKLAFISQEIGREINTIGSKANHAAMQQKVVQMKDELEKIKEQMLNVL, encoded by the coding sequence ATGATTATTTCCATGACAGGATATGGCAAATCTGTCCAGCAATTACCTCAACGAAAGATTACTGTTGAAATACGCACTTTAAACAGCAAAAATCTAGATCTTAATCTAAGAATTCCCAGCGCTTATCGTGAGAAGGAATTGGATATTAGAAAAATTGCAGCTGCTCAATTATCAAGAGGTAAAATAGATCTAGCGCTTCACGTAGAAAACACCAGCGGCAAAACTGGGCAAAAACTTAATATTGATCAAATAGAGCAATATATAGATCAACTTTCCCAAATCCAAAATCTAGATGCTAGCGACAAGTTAAAGCTAGTTGAAATAGCAACTTCATTTCCCGATGTATTTCAAAATATTGAAGAGGAAATTGAAGATTCAGAATTTCAAATAGTTCTGAAAACTGTTAATGAAGCTCTTGATGCGGTAAATGATTACCGTGAAACAGAAGGTTCCATTCTCCAAGAAGAATTTACAAACCGCATTAATAACATTGCTCAACTTCTCGATGATGTTATCGTTGATGATAAAAATAGACTTGATGGGATAAGAACTAGACTTGAAAAAGCGGTAGCCGACTTAAAAGAAAAAGTTGATGAGAATAGATTTGAACAAGAATTGATCTATTACCTAGAGAAATACGACATTACGGAAGAAAAAGTGCGTCTCAATAATCACCTCAACTATTTTAAGCAAACGATGAGCGCTTCTACCTCTCAAGGTAAAAAGTTAGCCTTTATCTCCCAAGAAATAGGTCGTGAAATCAATACCATTGGTAGTAAGGCAAACCATGCAGCAATGCAGCAAAAGGTGGTACAGATGAAGGATGAGTTGGAAAAGATCAAAGAACAAATGCTGAACGTATTGTAA
- a CDS encoding DNA helicase PriA has protein sequence MNPTTNSERKKSCVNCGAELTYEPGTDTITCDYCGHVEQIDQEVQPFQELELHKYLESMGAQSHSMELTMLQCDNCGATQHVEDNYKSLHCVYCTMPLIIEDQYKEEWILPGAVLPFSFKVDKAHQIFKKWVDGLWWAPNNLQRASLSPEYTKGLYVPYWTFDAQLESSYSGERGDYYYVTVTRGSGKNKRTVQERRTRWSNASGNVSGFVDDTLVKGTNNQKIKIPISIASWKLEGLKTFDTSYLAGYVTEKYTIPLKDGHLKATDKAEEIAKNWIRRDIGGDEQRISNMDMNLSDETFKQILLPLYISSYNYNGKRYNFYVNGQTGTIYGDRPYSFWKIFLAILAGLILIAIIVYFVNLQQ, from the coding sequence TTGAACCCAACCACTAATTCAGAAAGAAAAAAATCCTGTGTCAATTGCGGTGCAGAGCTTACTTATGAACCAGGCACAGACACGATCACGTGTGATTATTGTGGTCATGTAGAACAGATTGATCAAGAAGTCCAGCCGTTTCAGGAACTGGAATTACATAAATATCTAGAGTCTATGGGTGCGCAATCGCACTCGATGGAATTGACCATGTTGCAGTGCGATAATTGTGGCGCTACTCAACATGTAGAGGATAACTACAAATCGCTGCATTGTGTGTATTGTACGATGCCATTGATTATAGAAGATCAATATAAAGAAGAGTGGATTTTGCCAGGTGCGGTGTTACCGTTTTCTTTTAAGGTAGATAAGGCGCACCAGATCTTTAAGAAATGGGTCGATGGATTGTGGTGGGCGCCCAACAATCTACAGCGTGCTAGTTTAAGTCCTGAGTATACTAAAGGTTTGTATGTTCCCTATTGGACCTTTGATGCACAATTGGAATCCAGTTATTCTGGTGAGCGAGGCGACTATTATTATGTCACGGTCACGCGAGGTTCTGGTAAAAACAAGCGTACCGTGCAAGAACGCCGTACCAGATGGTCTAATGCTTCGGGAAATGTGAGTGGCTTTGTGGATGATACCTTAGTAAAGGGAACCAATAATCAAAAGATAAAAATTCCAATTTCCATTGCCAGCTGGAAATTAGAAGGTCTCAAAACTTTTGATACCAGTTATCTAGCGGGTTACGTGACAGAAAAATATACTATTCCACTTAAAGATGGTCACTTAAAAGCTACTGACAAGGCAGAGGAAATAGCTAAAAACTGGATACGTCGTGACATAGGTGGTGATGAGCAACGCATCAGTAACATGGATATGAACCTGAGTGACGAGACGTTTAAGCAAATTTTATTGCCGCTTTATATCAGTTCTTATAATTATAATGGCAAGCGATACAACTTCTACGTTAATGGTCAGACTGGAACCATCTACGGCGATCGACCGTACTCGTTTTGGAAGATATTTTTGGCAATTCTCGCAGGATTGATCCTAATTGCAATCATTGTATATTTTGTGAATTTGCAGCAATGA
- a CDS encoding SPFH domain-containing protein — protein MGIFDKIKEKLSHEFIDIVEWLDYTDDTIAHRFERYQNEIKNGAKLIVREGQTAVFVNEGQLADVFKPGTYDLTTQNLPILSTLKGWKYGFNSPFKAEVYFVNTHLFTDEKWGTKNPITLSDERFGLVEIRAFGTYAFKIADAGKFIVDIVGTDNNFTNFEINEHLKSLIATRFTDTVGEANLPIELYAANTSELSETCQEVMKPEFLSVGISLEKFYIENVSMPEDLKKEIFEYSRIDKIDLDKLTKFKTAKAIEAAAKNEGGTAGAGMGMGMGFVLAQQMGGMMTPQMGGQQAAPQNQAAAMPPPMPQAVQYFYASNGSQTGPVPFEQLRALFAGRTVNRDTLIWKSGMETWKPLNEIEELKTFLGGNTPPPLP, from the coding sequence ATGGGAATCTTTGATAAAATAAAAGAAAAGCTCAGTCATGAATTTATCGACATCGTTGAGTGGCTGGACTATACAGATGACACCATTGCTCACCGATTTGAGCGTTATCAAAACGAAATCAAAAACGGTGCAAAACTCATTGTTCGTGAAGGGCAGACGGCTGTTTTTGTCAATGAAGGCCAGCTGGCAGATGTGTTCAAACCTGGGACTTACGACTTAACGACTCAAAATCTTCCAATTCTTTCCACATTGAAAGGATGGAAATACGGGTTCAACTCGCCATTCAAAGCAGAGGTTTATTTTGTCAATACCCACTTATTTACAGACGAGAAATGGGGAACCAAAAACCCAATTACACTAAGCGATGAACGTTTTGGATTGGTAGAAATACGAGCCTTCGGAACCTACGCCTTCAAAATAGCCGATGCCGGTAAATTCATCGTGGACATCGTTGGAACCGACAATAACTTCACCAACTTTGAGATCAATGAACATCTCAAAAGCCTTATCGCAACACGATTTACAGATACCGTAGGTGAGGCAAATTTGCCTATTGAATTGTATGCGGCAAATACTTCAGAACTTTCCGAGACTTGTCAGGAAGTGATGAAGCCAGAATTCTTAAGTGTTGGGATTTCGCTAGAGAAATTTTACATCGAGAATGTATCGATGCCAGAAGATCTCAAGAAAGAGATTTTTGAATACAGTCGTATTGACAAGATCGACCTAGACAAATTAACCAAATTCAAAACTGCCAAAGCCATTGAAGCAGCAGCTAAAAATGAAGGTGGAACTGCTGGTGCAGGAATGGGAATGGGTATGGGATTTGTGCTGGCACAGCAAATGGGCGGCATGATGACACCTCAAATGGGCGGACAGCAAGCTGCGCCCCAAAATCAGGCCGCAGCAATGCCGCCACCTATGCCTCAAGCCGTTCAATATTTCTATGCAAGTAATGGATCGCAGACAGGACCAGTTCCGTTTGAACAATTACGCGCCTTATTTGCAGGAAGAACCGTAAACCGCGATACGCTCATCTGGAAAAGCGGAATGGAAACCTGGAAACCACTCAATGAAATTGAAGAGCTGAAAACCTTTTTAGGCGGTAACACACCACCACCGTTGCCATAA
- a CDS encoding Crp/Fnr family transcriptional regulator, producing the protein MNYDLYLEKSNKMELPEFLHDLTGGGDRPSLKYASEIFSMLEVIKVKKKQVLLHLGEVCDNIYFIKSGIVKGSIIDEYGDLHTIRFVAENDVMTSMYSFVDQTPSNIQLQCVEAGEVMCFNHQDFMYINKLYPGLLPAFQKLMLKRYHDQLDEKSRMITNDATTRYLKFMERYKNIEERLPLKDIASYLGIRQQSLSRLRSKMDPESVDMH; encoded by the coding sequence ATGAATTACGATCTTTACCTTGAAAAGAGTAACAAAATGGAGCTACCAGAATTCCTACACGATTTAACTGGTGGTGGCGATAGGCCATCACTGAAGTATGCTAGTGAGATATTTAGCATGCTTGAAGTTATTAAAGTCAAGAAAAAGCAAGTGCTTCTTCATTTAGGCGAGGTGTGCGACAATATTTATTTTATAAAATCAGGAATTGTCAAGGGTTCCATTATCGATGAATACGGTGACCTTCATACCATCAGATTTGTTGCAGAAAATGATGTAATGACCTCAATGTACAGTTTTGTGGATCAGACACCTTCAAACATTCAATTACAATGTGTTGAAGCAGGTGAAGTCATGTGCTTTAACCATCAGGATTTTATGTACATCAATAAACTTTATCCAGGTCTGCTACCAGCGTTTCAAAAACTTATGTTGAAACGTTATCATGATCAGCTTGATGAAAAGTCACGTATGATTACAAACGATGCAACCACGCGTTATTTGAAATTTATGGAGCGCTATAAAAACATTGAGGAACGCTTACCTCTAAAAGACATAGCATCCTATCTAGGAATTAGACAACAATCCTTAAGTCGTTTACGTAGTAAAATGGATCCTGAGAGTGTTGACATGCACTGA
- a CDS encoding NAD(P)H-dependent glycerol-3-phosphate dehydrogenase — translation MEKTLKIAVLGGGSWATAIVKMLAESMDEVGWYMRSVYAIEHIKRNDHNPSYLSSVEFDVSKLKLSNDINEIVAYADVCIFAIPSAFLHSELSALTVSFDGKRVVSAIKGIVPETGLIVGEYFNQHYNVAMEDIGVLTGPCHAEEVALERLSYLTVAFADEQKAKELAEYFENDYINCKISDDIIGTEYAAVLKNIYAIAAGIAHGLGYGDNFQSVLMSNAIREMKRYIKKVHKMKRNINDSAYLGDLLVTGYSVFSRNRLFGNMLGKGYTVRSAQLEMSMIAEGYYATKSAFELNQKQGAKTPILDAVYAVLYENKNPKKIFQKLAEKLD, via the coding sequence ATGGAAAAAACACTCAAAATAGCCGTCCTAGGTGGTGGTAGCTGGGCTACCGCAATTGTAAAAATGCTTGCTGAAAGCATGGATGAAGTTGGGTGGTACATGCGTAGTGTTTATGCCATTGAGCACATTAAGCGTAATGATCACAATCCAAGCTATCTAAGTAGTGTAGAATTTGATGTAAGCAAGCTCAAATTATCAAACGATATCAATGAAATAGTAGCGTATGCAGATGTCTGTATTTTTGCTATTCCCAGTGCATTTCTTCATTCAGAGTTGTCTGCATTGACGGTTTCTTTTGATGGTAAGCGAGTGGTATCTGCCATAAAGGGAATCGTTCCTGAAACGGGTTTGATCGTTGGTGAATACTTCAATCAGCACTACAATGTGGCTATGGAAGATATAGGTGTGTTAACCGGTCCATGCCATGCAGAAGAAGTGGCTTTAGAGCGTCTCTCCTATCTTACCGTAGCTTTTGCAGATGAGCAAAAAGCAAAAGAACTCGCTGAATATTTTGAAAATGATTACATCAATTGTAAAATAAGTGATGACATCATAGGTACAGAATATGCTGCCGTTCTCAAGAACATTTACGCAATTGCAGCTGGAATCGCCCATGGATTGGGTTACGGTGATAACTTCCAGAGCGTCTTGATGTCAAACGCGATAAGAGAAATGAAGCGTTATATCAAAAAAGTCCACAAGATGAAGCGCAACATCAATGATAGCGCCTATCTGGGTGACTTATTGGTAACTGGATATTCCGTCTTTTCACGTAACCGATTATTCGGTAATATGCTGGGTAAAGGTTACACGGTACGTAGTGCCCAACTAGAAATGAGCATGATTGCCGAAGGTTATTATGCCACTAAAAGTGCCTTTGAACTGAATCAAAAACAAGGCGCTAAAACTCCTATTCTCGATGCAGTTTACGCAGTGCTTTACGAGAATAAGAACCCAAAAAAAATCTTTCAAAAACTAGCTGAAAAGCTGGATTAA
- a CDS encoding nicotinic acid mononucleotide adenyltransferase has protein sequence MKSITTLLGGFALAITLVSCDAEIIIGDPIVEPTLNEVLSSHDVWYLDLNSSQGNLDVPFMTRAFTMSFDFGTLYANNNLVGIGRAGSGIGIDVGSYDTFFDTVTINHDIDGVHEFDVIVHSFRRIELRDTFNGDRYFLDGYSINGFDYDQLFYNNIQYFLQEYGAWEKVYTSNEGAINEFDAENHLRFRPATDADIFQSSQDRNGLSTGSLYWDYTGEYWVEDASPGSLNKHLTLDYDFLGNDYFDLYVIDDATIELYHVSSGTTYEFKGRNFIQLKSTTTSKSRMLDVERARK, from the coding sequence ATGAAATCAATAACTACTCTCTTAGGCGGATTTGCCCTTGCCATCACTCTTGTTAGTTGTGATGCAGAAATTATTATAGGCGATCCAATAGTGGAACCTACATTGAATGAGGTTCTTTCATCTCACGATGTCTGGTATCTGGACTTGAATAGTTCTCAAGGTAATCTGGATGTGCCGTTCATGACTCGAGCATTTACGATGTCATTTGATTTTGGAACTCTTTATGCCAATAACAACTTAGTGGGTATAGGTCGTGCTGGTTCTGGAATAGGGATCGATGTGGGAAGCTATGATACATTTTTTGATACCGTTACGATCAATCATGATATTGATGGCGTTCATGAGTTTGACGTAATTGTACATAGTTTTAGACGTATAGAACTTAGGGATACTTTTAATGGTGACCGTTACTTTCTTGATGGATATAGCATCAATGGTTTTGACTATGATCAATTGTTTTATAACAACATCCAGTATTTTTTACAGGAGTATGGTGCATGGGAAAAAGTCTATACCAGTAATGAAGGTGCGATCAATGAATTTGATGCTGAAAATCACCTAAGATTTAGACCTGCAACAGATGCCGATATCTTCCAAAGCTCACAAGACCGTAATGGTTTGAGTACAGGCAGCCTTTATTGGGATTATACTGGAGAATATTGGGTAGAAGATGCGTCTCCTGGTTCACTTAACAAGCATTTAACGCTCGATTATGATTTTTTAGGCAATGATTATTTCGACCTTTACGTTATTGATGATGCGACAATTGAACTGTATCATGTGTCATCTGGAACTACCTACGAATTCAAGGGTAGAAATTTTATCCAGCTGAAAAGTACGACTACTTCAAAATCCAGAATGCTGGACGTGGAGAGAGCAAGAAAATAG
- a CDS encoding aldehyde dehydrogenase family protein: MSHIAKDFGIDEALQQLGVSKNNKGTSTGNNHFGSGEEIISSSPVDGAEIASVSTTTAADYDKVVTTAQKAFKDWRLKPAPLRGEIVRQFGDELRRLKEPLGKLVSYEMGKSYQEGLGEVQEMIDICDFAVGLSRQLHGLTMHSERPGHRMYEQYHPLGIVGIISAFNFPVAVWAWNTALAWVCGDVCIWKPSEKTPITGIACQNIIAKVLKDNNLPEGISCLVNGDYKVGEIMTTDKRVPLISATGSTRMGKIVASKVGERLGKSLLELGGNNAIIVTPDADIKMTVIGAVFGAVGTAGQRCTSTRRLIIHESMYDKVKNAVVDAYKQLKIGNPLDENNHVGPLIDKDAVKGYQNALTKVVEEGGKIIVEGGVLEGKGYESGCYVKPAIAEAENSFEIVQHETFAPVLYLLKYSGDVENALELQNGVNQGLSSAIMTNNLREAERFLSVAGSDCGIANVNIGTSGAEIGGAFGGEKDTGGGRESGSDAWKVYMRRQTNTINYTTELPLAQGIKFDL, from the coding sequence ATGTCACACATAGCCAAAGATTTTGGTATAGATGAAGCGCTCCAACAATTGGGTGTTTCAAAAAATAATAAAGGAACTTCAACTGGAAACAACCATTTTGGAAGCGGTGAAGAAATCATTTCTTCCTCGCCAGTTGATGGTGCTGAAATAGCATCTGTTTCTACAACAACTGCCGCTGATTATGACAAAGTAGTCACTACGGCGCAAAAAGCCTTCAAGGACTGGAGATTGAAGCCTGCACCATTGCGTGGCGAGATCGTAAGGCAGTTTGGAGATGAACTACGCAGATTGAAGGAACCGCTAGGAAAGCTGGTTTCTTACGAAATGGGTAAGTCTTATCAAGAAGGTCTTGGCGAGGTTCAAGAGATGATAGACATATGCGATTTTGCAGTTGGTCTTTCCAGACAATTGCATGGACTTACCATGCATAGTGAGCGTCCTGGACATAGAATGTATGAGCAATATCATCCTTTAGGAATTGTAGGTATTATCAGTGCTTTTAATTTTCCCGTTGCGGTTTGGGCTTGGAATACAGCACTCGCTTGGGTTTGTGGAGACGTTTGTATTTGGAAACCAAGTGAAAAAACTCCTATCACTGGAATCGCCTGTCAAAATATCATCGCCAAAGTCCTCAAAGACAACAACCTTCCAGAAGGTATTTCTTGTCTAGTAAACGGCGATTACAAGGTAGGCGAGATAATGACTACTGATAAGCGCGTGCCGTTAATCAGCGCGACTGGTTCAACTCGTATGGGTAAGATCGTTGCAAGCAAAGTTGGTGAGCGATTAGGTAAATCATTATTGGAGTTAGGTGGTAATAATGCCATCATTGTAACTCCAGATGCCGATATTAAAATGACTGTGATTGGTGCTGTTTTTGGCGCAGTAGGAACGGCTGGACAGCGTTGTACCTCAACGCGTCGTTTGATCATTCATGAATCCATGTATGATAAAGTGAAAAATGCAGTCGTCGATGCTTACAAGCAATTGAAAATTGGGAATCCGCTGGATGAGAATAATCATGTGGGTCCATTGATTGATAAAGATGCTGTAAAAGGCTATCAAAATGCTTTGACTAAAGTGGTCGAAGAAGGTGGTAAAATCATCGTTGAAGGTGGCGTCTTAGAAGGTAAAGGCTACGAAAGTGGTTGCTATGTAAAACCAGCCATCGCCGAAGCCGAAAACTCTTTTGAAATCGTGCAGCACGAGACTTTTGCTCCTGTTCTGTATTTACTGAAATACAGCGGTGATGTAGAAAATGCTTTAGAACTTCAAAATGGCGTTAATCAAGGATTGTCCAGCGCAATCATGACAAACAACCTACGTGAGGCAGAACGTTTCTTGAGCGTGGCTGGATCTGATTGCGGTATTGCAAATGTGAATATAGGAACCAGTGGAGCCGAAATAGGCGGCGCCTTTGGTGGAGAAAAGGACACTGGCGGCGGCCGTGAATCTGGTAGTGATGCTTGGAAAGTTTATATGAGAAGACAAACGAACACGATTAACTACACGACGGAATTACCACTCGCGCAGGGAATCAAATTTGATTTGTAA
- a CDS encoding uroporphyrinogen-III synthase has protein sequence MSATLLSTKLLTLPQQQLVLNSDIGLVHYDILRTDNLKADLSSYPLEHVIITSKNATHPITDYKEQIKSIYCVGSVTADALKELEFEPKIIAKNARELALQLVARFPDKKFTYLCSDNRRDELPDIFKSHKVSLNEVIVYESSIVHKSFDRIFEAVLFYSPRGVYAFAKANKHQPKCSICIGETTAAAAKEHFENVHVANKQTIENVLVTAIKILRDDKK, from the coding sequence ATGTCAGCCACCTTATTATCTACTAAACTATTGACTTTGCCTCAACAGCAATTGGTTTTGAATAGCGATATAGGATTGGTGCATTATGACATTCTAAGAACAGATAACTTAAAGGCTGATCTTAGCTCTTATCCATTAGAGCATGTGATTATAACCAGTAAAAATGCGACGCATCCTATCACAGATTATAAAGAGCAAATCAAATCCATTTACTGTGTAGGCTCCGTCACCGCTGATGCTTTGAAAGAGTTGGAATTTGAACCAAAAATTATTGCCAAAAATGCACGGGAGCTGGCTTTGCAACTTGTGGCTCGGTTTCCAGATAAGAAATTCACATATTTATGTAGCGACAACCGCCGTGACGAGTTGCCTGATATATTCAAAAGCCATAAGGTCTCGTTAAATGAGGTGATTGTTTATGAGTCTTCCATCGTGCACAAAAGCTTTGATCGTATTTTTGAAGCGGTTTTGTTTTACAGTCCTCGTGGTGTTTACGCTTTCGCGAAAGCGAACAAACATCAACCTAAATGCTCCATTTGTATAGGTGAGACTACTGCAGCGGCTGCAAAGGAACATTTTGAGAACGTTCATGTAGCTAACAAACAAACAATTGAAAATGTGCTGGTTACAGCGATAAAAATATTGCGAGATGATAAAAAATGA
- the gmk gene encoding guanylate kinase: MKIEPKLIVFSAPSGAGKTTLVRHLLKQKELNLAFSISAASRDPRDGEIDGKDYYFLGVKEFKNRIRHEDFLEFEEVYRDQFYGTLKAEVERIWALGKHVIFDIDVVGGLRLKKKFPEHTLAIFVKPPSINELQIRLKKRKTETPEKIAMRVAKASTEMATAPQFDVIIKNDDLALAKARAIQVVKDFISQPVPRDEEE; encoded by the coding sequence ATGAAGATTGAGCCAAAATTAATCGTATTTAGTGCGCCATCTGGAGCAGGTAAAACAACACTTGTCCGGCATCTCTTAAAGCAAAAAGAATTGAACCTAGCCTTTTCCATAAGTGCCGCTTCCAGAGATCCTCGGGACGGTGAGATTGACGGGAAAGATTACTATTTTTTAGGAGTTAAAGAATTCAAGAATAGAATAAGACACGAGGATTTTCTTGAGTTTGAAGAAGTTTACAGAGACCAGTTCTATGGAACTCTCAAAGCCGAAGTCGAGCGCATTTGGGCATTAGGCAAACACGTAATCTTTGATATAGACGTGGTAGGAGGTTTGAGACTCAAGAAAAAATTCCCAGAACATACGCTTGCCATATTTGTTAAACCACCTTCCATAAACGAGTTACAAATACGTCTCAAAAAGCGCAAAACAGAAACTCCAGAAAAAATCGCAATGCGCGTGGCAAAAGCCAGCACTGAAATGGCAACCGCTCCACAATTTGATGTCATCATTAAAAATGATGATCTAGCACTTGCAAAGGCACGCGCCATTCAAGTAGTCAAAGACTTCATTAGTCAACCAGTACCTCGAGATGAAGAAGAATAA
- the hemE gene encoding uroporphyrinogen decarboxylase — translation MIKNDLFLRALRGETVERPPVWMMRQAGRYLPDFMKLKAKYDFFTRCQTPELATEITVMPIDQIGPDAAILFSDILVIPQAMNIEVEMKPGVGPWLPNPIRSAADLNRVVVPDVADSLSYVMEAIDMTKDALANRVPLIGFAGSPWTILCYCVQGQGSKNFDKAKEFCFTQPEAAHELLQRITDTTIAYLHKKVKHGVNAVQVFDSWGGMLSPVDYQEFSWKYIQQIINSLRPVTEVIVFGKGCWFALNEMSKSGAAALGVDWTCSARNARYLSGGNITLQGNFDPSRLFSPPATIKKMVKQMIDEFGKDKFVANLGHGILPNIPVENAQAFVDAVKEY, via the coding sequence ATGATAAAAAATGACTTATTTCTTAGAGCTTTAAGAGGAGAAACCGTGGAGCGTCCACCAGTATGGATGATGCGTCAGGCAGGAAGATACCTACCAGACTTTATGAAGCTCAAAGCTAAATATGATTTCTTCACGCGTTGCCAGACGCCAGAACTAGCTACAGAAATTACAGTAATGCCCATCGATCAGATAGGACCAGATGCTGCGATTTTATTTTCAGATATTTTGGTAATTCCACAAGCTATGAATATCGAGGTAGAAATGAAGCCAGGTGTAGGACCATGGCTGCCTAATCCCATTAGATCTGCCGCAGACCTCAATAGGGTAGTGGTTCCAGACGTTGCGGATTCACTAAGTTATGTCATGGAAGCTATTGATATGACTAAGGATGCTCTTGCTAACCGTGTGCCGCTCATAGGTTTTGCTGGGTCGCCATGGACCATTTTATGTTATTGCGTACAAGGTCAGGGAAGCAAGAATTTTGACAAGGCAAAAGAGTTTTGTTTCACACAACCAGAAGCTGCTCATGAACTTTTGCAACGCATTACAGATACCACCATTGCTTACTTGCATAAAAAAGTAAAACACGGTGTCAATGCTGTGCAGGTATTTGACTCTTGGGGCGGCATGCTTTCACCGGTAGATTATCAGGAATTTTCTTGGAAATACATACAGCAAATTATCAATTCCTTGAGACCAGTGACAGAAGTTATCGTTTTTGGAAAAGGATGTTGGTTTGCCTTGAATGAAATGTCAAAAAGTGGTGCTGCTGCGCTAGGTGTTGACTGGACCTGCAGTGCGCGTAATGCACGCTACCTTTCTGGTGGTAATATTACCCTTCAGGGAAACTTTGATCCATCTAGGTTATTCTCACCACCAGCCACCATTAAAAAAATGGTAAAGCAGATGATTGATGAATTCGGTAAAGATAAATTTGTGGCTAATCTGGGTCATGGAATTTTACCTAATATCCCAGTAGAAAACGCACAGGCATTTGTGGATGCCGTTAAGGAATACTAA
- the nadD gene encoding nicotinate (nicotinamide) nucleotide adenylyltransferase: MKKNKVGLYFGTFNPIHIGHLAIANYLVENSDLKEIWMVVTPHNPLKKKNTLLEDYQRLHMVHLATDDYPKIKPSNVEFSLPQPNYTVNTLAHLKEKHPETDFVLIMGEDNLKSLPKWKNYQVLLEEYEIIVYPRISAGEVPLELVNHSSITKIEAPIMEISSTMIRNGISQGKDLRYFLHQDVNTYLTEMNFYK; encoded by the coding sequence ATGAAGAAGAATAAAGTTGGGCTCTATTTTGGAACCTTTAATCCTATTCACATAGGTCATCTTGCCATTGCAAACTATCTTGTAGAAAACAGCGATCTCAAAGAAATCTGGATGGTGGTCACGCCACACAACCCACTGAAGAAGAAAAATACGCTGTTAGAAGATTACCAGCGTTTGCATATGGTGCATCTTGCAACTGATGATTATCCAAAAATCAAACCCAGCAACGTCGAATTTTCTTTGCCACAGCCCAATTATACAGTTAACACACTTGCGCATCTCAAGGAAAAACATCCTGAAACAGATTTTGTTCTGATCATGGGAGAAGACAATTTAAAAAGTCTGCCTAAGTGGAAAAATTATCAGGTACTATTGGAAGAGTATGAAATTATAGTATATCCTCGAATCTCTGCTGGCGAGGTTCCGTTAGAATTAGTGAATCATTCCAGCATCACAAAAATTGAGGCACCTATCATGGAGATTTCCTCTACCATGATTAGAAATGGGATCTCACAAGGCAAGGACCTTAGATACTTTCTTCATCAAGATGTGAATACGTATCTGACTGAAATGAATTTCTACAAGTAA